The Breoghania sp. genome has a segment encoding these proteins:
- the thrS gene encoding threonine--tRNA ligase, giving the protein MIHLTFPDNSVRDFEPGITGKAVAEGISKSLSKKAVAIALDGVLCDLADPIEADAKIEIVTRDDPRALELIRHDAAHVMAEAVQALWPGTQVTIGPVIENGFYYDFKRVHPDTREDWPFTPEDLPVIEKKMRELIQKNAPFTKEVWSRDKAREVFADMGEAYKVELVDAIPEDQDVKIYRQGDWFDLCRGPHMDSTGRIGSAFKLMKVAGAYWRGDANNPMLTRIYGTAWTDEKQLKTYLHMLEEAEKRDHRRLGREMDLFHFQEEGPGVVFWHSKGWTTFQNLVSYMRRRLADDYEEVNAPQVLHTSLWETSGHWTWYKENMFSVQCADPESEDERVFALKPMNCPGHVQIFKHGLKSYRDLPLRMAEFGAVHRYEPSGAMHGLMRVRGFTQDDAHVFCTEEQLAAECMKINDLILSVYEDFGFDEIVVKLSTRPEKRVGSDEAWDHAEEVMTKVLKDIEAQAGGRIKTGILPGEGAFYGPKFEYTLRDAIGREWQCGTTQVDFNLPERFGAFYVDSDGEKKTPVMVHRAICGSMERFLGILIENFAGHFPLWFAPLQVVVTTITSDADDYAEEVYARLKRAGLKVDLDLRNEKINYKVREHSLAKVPVIVVCGKREAEEGTVNIRRLGSKDQASMTLDEAVTSLTDEAMAPDLKRVQ; this is encoded by the coding sequence ATGATCCATCTGACTTTCCCCGACAATTCGGTGCGTGACTTCGAGCCCGGTATTACCGGCAAGGCTGTTGCCGAGGGCATTTCCAAGTCGCTCTCCAAGAAAGCCGTGGCCATTGCGCTGGACGGTGTGCTTTGCGATCTGGCCGACCCGATCGAGGCCGACGCGAAGATCGAGATCGTGACCCGTGACGACCCCCGCGCGCTGGAGCTGATCCGGCATGATGCGGCCCATGTCATGGCGGAAGCGGTGCAGGCCTTGTGGCCCGGCACTCAGGTCACCATCGGCCCCGTCATCGAGAACGGCTTTTACTACGACTTCAAGCGCGTCCATCCCGACACCCGCGAGGACTGGCCCTTCACGCCGGAAGACCTGCCGGTGATCGAGAAGAAGATGCGCGAACTGATCCAGAAGAACGCGCCCTTCACCAAGGAAGTCTGGTCCCGCGACAAGGCCCGTGAGGTCTTTGCCGACATGGGCGAGGCCTACAAGGTGGAATTGGTCGACGCGATCCCGGAAGATCAGGACGTCAAGATCTACCGACAGGGCGACTGGTTCGACCTGTGCCGTGGTCCTCACATGGACTCAACGGGCCGCATCGGTTCCGCCTTCAAGCTGATGAAGGTGGCGGGCGCCTATTGGCGCGGCGATGCCAACAACCCCATGCTGACCCGCATCTATGGCACGGCCTGGACCGACGAGAAGCAGCTGAAGACCTATCTCCACATGCTGGAAGAGGCCGAAAAGCGCGATCATCGTCGCCTTGGACGCGAGATGGATCTCTTCCACTTCCAGGAAGAAGGGCCGGGCGTTGTCTTCTGGCACTCCAAGGGGTGGACGACCTTCCAGAATCTCGTCTCCTACATGCGTCGCCGTCTCGCCGACGACTATGAGGAGGTGAACGCCCCGCAGGTGCTTCACACCTCGCTGTGGGAGACCTCCGGCCACTGGACCTGGTACAAGGAGAACATGTTCTCCGTGCAATGTGCGGATCCGGAATCGGAAGATGAGCGCGTCTTCGCGCTGAAGCCGATGAACTGCCCGGGGCATGTCCAGATCTTCAAGCACGGCCTGAAGAGCTATCGCGATTTGCCGTTGCGCATGGCCGAGTTCGGCGCCGTCCATCGCTACGAGCCCTCTGGCGCGATGCACGGGTTGATGCGTGTGCGCGGCTTCACGCAGGACGATGCCCATGTGTTCTGCACCGAAGAGCAACTCGCCGCCGAATGTATGAAGATCAACGACCTGATCCTCTCCGTCTACGAGGATTTCGGGTTCGACGAGATCGTGGTCAAGCTCTCCACGCGGCCGGAAAAGCGCGTCGGCAGCGATGAGGCCTGGGATCATGCCGAAGAGGTCATGACCAAGGTCCTCAAGGACATCGAGGCGCAGGCGGGCGGTCGCATCAAGACCGGGATCCTGCCGGGCGAGGGGGCGTTCTACGGGCCGAAGTTCGAGTACACGCTGCGTGACGCCATCGGGCGTGAGTGGCAGTGCGGCACCACCCAGGTGGACTTCAACCTGCCGGAACGCTTTGGCGCCTTCTATGTGGACAGCGACGGCGAGAAGAAAACGCCCGTCATGGTCCACCGCGCCATCTGTGGCTCCATGGAGCGGTTCCTCGGTATCCTGATCGAGAACTTCGCCGGTCACTTCCCGCTTTGGTTCGCGCCGCTTCAGGTGGTGGTGACGACCATTACGTCGGATGCCGATGACTATGCCGAGGAAGTCTATGCGCGTCTGAAGCGCGCGGGCCTCAAGGTCGATCTTGACCTGCGCAACGAGAAGATCAACTACAAGGTCCGCGAGCACTCGCTGGCCAAGGTTCCGGTGATCGTCGTGTGCGGCAAGCGCGAGGCGGAGGAGGGCACGGTGAATATCCGCCGTCTCGGCTCCAAGGATCAGGCGTCCATGACGCTGGACGAGGCGGTGACCTCGCTGACAGACGAGGCGATGGCCCCGGATCTCAAGCGCGTGCAGTAA
- a CDS encoding universal stress protein: MFRKIMVPVDLAHTNSLGNALQVAADLSKLYDAPVLYVGITTTLPGPVARNPEEFTRKLNAFAAEQISRHEIEGEARTYVSHDPARDLDKTLMKAIAENGVDAVIMASHIPGAAEHLFASNAGYLAQHASISVFVIRS; encoded by the coding sequence ATGTTTCGCAAGATTATGGTCCCGGTGGACCTTGCCCACACGAACAGTCTGGGCAACGCACTGCAAGTCGCGGCAGATCTTTCGAAGCTATATGACGCGCCGGTTCTTTATGTCGGCATCACCACCACATTGCCGGGCCCCGTCGCCCGGAACCCGGAAGAATTCACCCGCAAGCTGAACGCCTTTGCCGCGGAGCAGATATCCCGCCACGAAATCGAAGGCGAGGCGCGCACCTATGTCAGCCATGACCCGGCCCGCGATCTCGACAAAACCTTGATGAAGGCGATCGCGGAGAACGGTGTCGATGCGGTGATCATGGCCTCGCACATCCCGGGCGCCGCCGAGCACCTGTTCGCCTCCAATGCCGGCTATCTGGCCCAGCATGCGTCGATCTCCGTTTTCGTGATCCGCTCGTGA
- a CDS encoding PilZ domain-containing protein — MAPAQATLAKEATATTAADKTNERLTTIGAKRTDQRRFQRVKVSLLGRFMLENRREFPCQVINMSPGGAAVVAPVAPTVGERVIAYIDHIGRIEGKVVRMMDGGFAMTINATPRKRDKLANQLTWLANRHELNLPEDRRHERFAPSEAVSRIELSDGREYSCRVIDVSLSGAALATTVKPALGTPITLGKMRARVVRHTEEGIAVEFAAVQDIEEVKKQIT, encoded by the coding sequence ATGGCGCCCGCTCAGGCCACCCTTGCGAAAGAGGCGACAGCCACAACCGCCGCAGACAAGACGAATGAACGTCTGACGACGATTGGCGCCAAGCGGACGGACCAGCGCAGGTTCCAGCGCGTCAAGGTGAGCCTCCTCGGTCGTTTCATGCTTGAAAACAGACGGGAATTCCCCTGCCAGGTGATCAACATGTCTCCCGGCGGAGCGGCCGTGGTGGCTCCTGTCGCCCCGACTGTTGGCGAGCGTGTGATCGCCTATATCGACCATATCGGTCGCATCGAGGGCAAGGTCGTTCGCATGATGGATGGCGGCTTCGCCATGACCATCAACGCAACGCCCCGCAAGCGCGACAAGCTCGCCAACCAGCTGACCTGGCTGGCTAACCGCCACGAACTGAACCTGCCGGAAGACCGCCGCCACGAGCGGTTTGCACCGAGCGAGGCCGTTTCCCGGATCGAGCTTTCCGATGGTCGCGAATATTCCTGCCGCGTGATCGACGTCTCCCTGTCGGGCGCAGCGCTTGCAACAACCGTGAAGCCTGCTCTCGGCACTCCGATCACCCTGGGCAAGATGCGCGCCCGTGTCGTGCGTCACACCGAGGAAGGGATCGCGGTCGAATTCGCCGCCGTGCAGGATATCGAAGAGGTCAAGAAGCAGATCACCTGA
- a CDS encoding flavin reductase family protein, translating into MNYDAIKNKHGLRHDPFKAIVAPRPIGWISTLDAEGRANLAPYSFFNALGDNPHVVMFSSSGWKHSVANVEATGEFVCNLATWDLREQMNESSAPFPEGTSEFEATGLTPAPSVAVKPPRVAESPIALECRHLQTIRIHDLDGKPADQWMVMGQVVSIHIDDAVIEDGMIDVTRIKPLARLGYRDFSVVNEVFQMTRPAGGGGAAGGA; encoded by the coding sequence GTGAATTACGACGCGATCAAGAACAAACATGGACTGCGCCACGACCCCTTCAAAGCCATCGTCGCGCCCCGGCCAATAGGCTGGATCTCGACGCTGGATGCGGAAGGCCGCGCCAATCTCGCGCCCTACAGTTTCTTCAACGCCCTGGGCGACAATCCGCATGTGGTGATGTTTTCCTCCTCCGGCTGGAAACACTCGGTCGCCAACGTGGAGGCAACCGGCGAGTTCGTCTGCAATCTGGCCACCTGGGACCTGCGGGAGCAGATGAACGAAAGCTCCGCGCCCTTTCCCGAAGGCACCTCCGAGTTTGAGGCCACCGGCCTGACGCCCGCGCCATCTGTCGCGGTGAAGCCGCCGCGGGTGGCCGAGAGCCCGATCGCACTGGAATGCCGCCATCTCCAGACGATCCGCATTCACGACCTTGACGGCAAGCCTGCCGATCAGTGGATGGTGATGGGACAGGTTGTCTCGATCCATATCGATGATGCGGTGATCGAGGACGGCATGATCGATGTGACCCGGATCAAGCCGCTGGCGCGTCTCGGTTATCGGGATTTTTCGGTGGTGAACGAGGTTTTCCAGATGACGCGCCCGGCGGGCGGCGGCGGCGCGGCAGGTGGGGCCTGA
- a CDS encoding BCCT family transporter has translation MSDQSPTTPIEDDQTPDGAAPSPEGEADIIDTDYSIGQDNIQTTIGPFGLDIHNPVFLISGLSIVAFVFATLAFQNSLAPAFSELRDWLTGTFDWFFLSAANIFVILCIVLIVTPLGNVRLGGTEAEPEYSYSGWFAMLFAAGMGIGLMFYGVSEPITHYATSFAQNAGAPESWAPLAGAPGDVLAAERLGMAATIFHWGLHPWAIYAVVALALALFAYNKGLPLTMRSVFYPVFGERVWGWTGHIIDVMAVLATLFGLATSLGFGASQAAAGLHFLFDWPDTTTVKVLLIVVITGMALTSVVAGLDAGVKRLSEINMVLAAMLLLFVLLTGPTASLISGFVDNLIAYVEYLPALSNPVGRADDNFRQGWTAFYWAWWISWSPFVGMFIARVSRGRTVREFITCVLLIPSLVSVFWMTVFGGTAIEQVVNQGYQAVTDAELPLKLFVMLEQLPMHQISSFIGIILVIVFFVTSSDSGSLVIDTITAGGKVEAPTPQRVFWATFEGLVAIALLLGGGLTALQAMAVSTGFPFTIVLLLACYSIVQGLMSEHQVVKEALSD, from the coding sequence ATGAGCGACCAATCGCCCACCACACCCATCGAGGATGACCAAACACCGGACGGGGCCGCACCGAGCCCAGAGGGTGAAGCCGATATCATCGATACCGACTATTCCATTGGTCAGGACAACATCCAGACGACCATCGGCCCCTTTGGACTCGACATTCACAACCCGGTTTTCCTGATCTCCGGCCTTTCCATCGTCGCCTTCGTGTTCGCGACGCTGGCCTTCCAGAACAGTCTGGCCCCCGCGTTCAGCGAATTGCGGGATTGGCTGACTGGCACATTCGACTGGTTCTTCCTGTCGGCCGCAAACATCTTCGTCATTCTGTGCATCGTGCTGATCGTCACGCCACTCGGCAATGTACGCCTCGGCGGCACGGAAGCAGAGCCCGAATACTCCTACTCGGGCTGGTTCGCGATGCTGTTTGCCGCCGGCATGGGCATCGGCCTGATGTTCTATGGTGTCTCCGAACCCATCACCCACTACGCCACGTCCTTTGCGCAGAACGCCGGCGCGCCGGAAAGCTGGGCGCCCCTGGCCGGAGCGCCGGGCGATGTGCTGGCAGCGGAACGGCTGGGCATGGCGGCGACGATCTTCCACTGGGGTCTGCACCCCTGGGCCATCTATGCCGTGGTCGCACTGGCGCTGGCGCTTTTCGCCTATAACAAGGGCCTGCCGCTGACCATGCGCTCGGTATTCTACCCCGTCTTCGGCGAAAGGGTCTGGGGCTGGACGGGCCATATCATCGATGTGATGGCCGTGCTCGCGACGCTTTTCGGCCTGGCCACCTCGCTGGGTTTTGGCGCCTCGCAGGCGGCGGCCGGACTGCACTTCCTGTTCGACTGGCCGGACACCACCACCGTCAAGGTCCTGCTGATCGTCGTGATCACGGGCATGGCGCTCACCTCGGTGGTCGCCGGCCTTGACGCAGGCGTGAAGCGTCTGTCCGAGATCAACATGGTTCTCGCGGCGATGCTGCTGCTCTTCGTGCTCCTCACCGGCCCGACCGCAAGCCTGATCAGCGGCTTCGTGGACAACCTCATCGCATATGTGGAGTATTTGCCCGCGCTCTCAAATCCCGTGGGCCGCGCGGATGACAACTTCCGTCAGGGCTGGACCGCCTTCTACTGGGCCTGGTGGATCTCGTGGTCGCCCTTCGTCGGCATGTTCATCGCCCGCGTTTCCCGCGGTCGTACGGTGCGCGAGTTCATCACCTGCGTCCTGCTCATCCCGTCGCTGGTCTCCGTCTTCTGGATGACCGTTTTCGGCGGCACCGCCATCGAGCAGGTCGTCAACCAGGGCTACCAGGCGGTCACCGATGCGGAGCTTCCCCTGAAGCTCTTCGTCATGCTGGAACAGCTCCCGATGCACCAGATCTCGTCCTTCATCGGCATCATTCTGGTCATTGTGTTCTTCGTGACCTCTTCGGACTCTGGGTCTCTGGTGATCGACACCATCACAGCGGGTGGCAAGGTGGAAGCGCCCACCCCCCAGCGCGTGTTCTGGGCCACGTTCGAAGGCCTTGTCGCCATCGCGCTGCTGCTGGGCGGGGGCCTGACCGCACTTCAGGCAATGGCGGTCTCCACCGGCTTCCCCTTCACCATCGTGCTGCTGCTTGCCTGCTACTCCATCGTGCAGGGATTGATGAGCGAGCACCAGGTGGTCAAGGAAGCCTTGTCCGACTAG
- a CDS encoding CBS domain-containing protein: MTVGAILNEKGASVVSTPADSTLADVCAILKEHRIGVVMVLDDAGNIAGILSERDVVGAIGKEGASALQRKTSQFMTTRVETCVEDDTIIHAMSLMTKGRFRHLPVMRDGKIHGVISIGDVVKWRIEQVEREAEEMRSYIAMA, from the coding sequence ATGACTGTCGGCGCGATTTTGAATGAAAAGGGAGCCTCGGTCGTTTCGACGCCGGCCGATTCCACGCTTGCGGATGTTTGCGCAATCCTGAAGGAACACCGCATCGGTGTTGTGATGGTGCTCGATGATGCCGGGAATATTGCCGGTATCCTGTCCGAACGTGACGTCGTAGGCGCGATCGGCAAGGAAGGCGCTTCTGCCTTGCAGCGCAAGACTTCGCAATTCATGACCACGCGGGTGGAAACCTGCGTGGAGGACGACACCATCATTCATGCCATGTCTTTGATGACCAAGGGCCGGTTTCGCCACCTTCCGGTCATGCGCGACGGCAAGATCCATGGCGTGATTTCGATTGGCGACGTGGTGAAGTGGCGTATCGAACAGGTGGAACGCGAAGCTGAGGAAATGCGCAGCTATATCGCCATGGCCTGA
- the folE gene encoding GTP cyclohydrolase I FolE encodes MDAALNADKKPENAEKARPTREQAEAAVRTLLAYVGEDVTREGLLETPQRVVRAYDEFYRGYGENPADHLGTTFEEVNGYDDIVLLRDIPFYSHCEHHMVPFIGKAHIAYYPRAGVVGLSKLARVVETFSRRLQTQENLTAQIAAAIDSALNPRGTAIMMEAEHQCMSLRGVQKPGVATLTTRFTGIFRDDPAAQARFLTMVNR; translated from the coding sequence ATGGACGCCGCCCTGAACGCCGACAAGAAGCCTGAAAACGCCGAAAAGGCCCGGCCCACCCGTGAACAGGCGGAAGCCGCCGTGCGCACCCTGCTCGCCTATGTCGGCGAGGACGTGACGCGCGAGGGCCTGCTTGAAACGCCGCAACGCGTCGTGAGAGCTTATGACGAGTTCTATCGCGGCTATGGCGAAAATCCGGCAGATCATCTCGGCACGACATTCGAGGAAGTCAACGGCTACGACGATATCGTCCTGCTCAGAGATATTCCCTTCTATTCCCATTGCGAGCATCACATGGTGCCCTTCATCGGCAAGGCGCATATCGCCTATTATCCGCGCGCCGGTGTTGTCGGCCTGTCGAAACTTGCCCGCGTTGTGGAGACCTTCTCCCGACGTTTGCAGACACAGGAAAACCTGACAGCCCAGATCGCCGCCGCCATTGACAGCGCCCTGAACCCACGCGGCACGGCAATCATGATGGAAGCGGAACACCAGTGCATGTCGCTGCGCGGCGTCCAGAAGCCGGGCGTCGCCACGCTGACCACCCGCTTCACGGGCATCTTCCGTGACGACCCGGCAGCACAGGCCCGTTTCCTGACCATGGTCAACCGCTAG
- the yidD gene encoding membrane protein insertion efficiency factor YidD, producing MKTLVILLIRLYRVTLSALIGRACRYQPSCSSYTEEAISRFGVWRGGWVGLARIVRCNPFGASGYDPVPEELPANARWYLPWRYGQWRGDHIDPATRIDLE from the coding sequence ATGAAGACCCTGGTCATTCTCCTCATTCGTCTCTACCGGGTGACGCTGTCGGCGCTCATCGGGCGGGCCTGCCGGTATCAGCCGAGTTGCTCCAGCTATACGGAGGAAGCGATCTCGCGTTTCGGCGTATGGCGCGGCGGTTGGGTCGGGCTCGCGCGGATCGTGCGCTGCAATCCGTTCGGTGCCAGCGGATATGATCCGGTGCCGGAGGAGCTGCCTGCCAATGCGCGCTGGTACCTGCCGTGGCGGTACGGCCAGTGGCGCGGCGATCACATCGATCCCGCGACCCGCATTGATCTAGAGTGA
- the hisI gene encoding phosphoribosyl-AMP cyclohydrolase has protein sequence MTDTPFAPRTEKATIETGSNLSPKFDAEGLIPAIVTDADSGEVLMLGYMNAEALARTIETGEAWYWSRSRQEFWKKGGTSGQVQKVVEMRTDCDQDAILIKVRVAGNGATCHVGYRSCFYRTVELGRPASPQTALETVETRVYDPADVYGKK, from the coding sequence ATGACCGACACCCCGTTCGCCCCGCGAACCGAAAAGGCCACCATTGAGACCGGGTCCAATCTCAGCCCGAAATTCGATGCGGAAGGCCTGATCCCCGCCATCGTGACCGATGCCGACAGCGGCGAAGTCCTGATGCTGGGCTACATGAACGCCGAAGCTCTCGCGCGCACCATCGAGACGGGCGAAGCCTGGTACTGGAGCCGCTCGCGACAGGAATTCTGGAAAAAGGGCGGCACCTCGGGTCAGGTCCAGAAGGTCGTGGAGATGCGCACCGACTGCGATCAGGATGCGATCCTGATCAAGGTGCGGGTTGCGGGCAATGGCGCCACATGCCACGTGGGCTACCGCTCCTGTTTCTACCGCACGGTCGAGCTCGGCCGGCCCGCATCACCGCAAACGGCCCTGGAGACGGTGGAAACCCGCGTCTACGATCCCGCGGATGTTTACGGAAAGAAATGA
- a CDS encoding nitroreductase: MPDALTLLTTRRTIPAVALGEPGPDADQIRTLVQIAVRVPDHGKLKPWRFIAFAGEARAQVGEALLALQLEEKPDLDEGQREKERTRFSRAPLVIAVVSRTQEHFKVPEWEQVMSAGAACMNLVLGAHAMGFAAQWLTEWYAFDDKAKALFGLEKGENIVGFVHIGTPKEEPVDRPRPDVETVLTWWSPEGAGGNAP; this comes from the coding sequence ATGCCAGACGCACTCACGCTGCTCACAACCCGGCGCACGATACCTGCGGTGGCTCTGGGAGAGCCGGGGCCCGATGCCGATCAGATCCGCACACTCGTACAGATCGCGGTGCGGGTGCCCGACCATGGCAAGCTGAAGCCGTGGCGCTTCATTGCTTTTGCGGGCGAGGCGCGCGCGCAGGTTGGCGAGGCGCTGCTTGCGTTGCAGCTGGAGGAAAAACCGGATCTGGACGAGGGGCAGCGCGAGAAGGAACGGACCCGCTTTTCCCGGGCCCCGCTGGTGATCGCGGTTGTTTCCAGAACGCAGGAGCACTTCAAGGTGCCTGAATGGGAACAGGTCATGTCGGCGGGGGCTGCCTGCATGAACCTCGTCCTTGGTGCGCATGCGATGGGATTTGCTGCGCAGTGGCTGACGGAATGGTATGCCTTTGACGACAAGGCCAAGGCGCTGTTCGGTCTGGAAAAGGGCGAGAACATCGTCGGCTTCGTGCATATCGGAACGCCGAAGGAGGAACCTGTCGACCGGCCGCGTCCCGATGTTGAAACCGTATTGACCTGGTGGAGCCCCGAAGGGGCGGGAGGAAATGCGCCGTGA
- a CDS encoding iron-sulfur cluster assembly scaffold protein produces the protein MIDEIYNSRILELAGNIPRLGRLENPDGTAKAHSKLCGSTVIVDVKMEDGVITDFAHDVKACALGQASSAIMAENVIGARAEEIHAVRDAMRAMLKEGGSPPQGRFEDCKVLEPVRDYKARHASTLLTFEATADAVDQVLTRQKDGTTAP, from the coding sequence ATGATTGACGAGATCTATAACAGCCGGATCCTTGAGCTGGCGGGCAATATTCCACGGCTGGGGCGTCTTGAAAATCCGGATGGGACTGCGAAGGCGCATTCGAAATTATGCGGCTCCACGGTCATTGTGGACGTCAAGATGGAAGACGGCGTGATCACCGATTTCGCCCATGACGTGAAGGCTTGCGCGCTTGGGCAGGCCTCATCCGCCATCATGGCAGAGAATGTGATCGGCGCGCGCGCGGAAGAAATCCATGCCGTGCGTGACGCCATGCGGGCCATGCTGAAGGAGGGCGGAAGTCCGCCGCAAGGCCGCTTCGAGGATTGCAAGGTTCTGGAACCGGTGCGCGACTACAAGGCGCGTCATGCCTCCACGCTTCTGACCTTCGAGGCAACGGCGGATGCGGTGGATCAGGTGCTCACTCGGCAGAAAGACGGGACGACAGCCCCCTGA
- a CDS encoding PAS domain-containing protein, giving the protein MKHATTQALYDYWNQLRGSRPAPERSEIEPGDIRTILGDTFILEALGEETYRFRLAGTRMCAAYCRELKGRDFLRMWDGKDREALETMLQAITSEAAAAVVGIEGRTDRGQTVNIETLLLPLRMRNEGYTRILGSCTLMEKPYWLGIHPVVHQSISSLRLIWPDEQPAFLRKVSAVNEGHGLPHPTQLGYRRVGHLTVYEGGKGQTGA; this is encoded by the coding sequence ATGAAACACGCCACCACGCAGGCGCTTTACGACTATTGGAACCAGCTTCGCGGTTCCAGGCCCGCGCCTGAGCGCAGTGAGATAGAACCGGGCGACATCCGCACGATTCTCGGCGACACGTTCATTCTGGAAGCTTTGGGAGAGGAAACCTACCGCTTTCGCCTCGCCGGTACGCGCATGTGCGCAGCCTATTGCCGCGAGCTGAAGGGCCGGGATTTCCTGCGCATGTGGGACGGCAAGGACCGCGAAGCGCTGGAAACGATGCTTCAGGCGATCACCAGCGAAGCCGCGGCCGCCGTTGTCGGAATCGAGGGCCGCACAGACCGCGGTCAAACGGTCAACATCGAGACCCTGTTACTGCCCCTGCGCATGCGTAACGAGGGCTACACGCGGATTCTCGGCTCCTGCACCTTGATGGAAAAGCCGTACTGGCTCGGCATCCACCCGGTCGTTCACCAGTCGATCAGCAGCCTGCGCCTGATCTGGCCGGACGAACAGCCCGCCTTCCTGCGCAAGGTCAGCGCCGTCAACGAAGGCCACGGCCTTCCCCATCCGACCCAGCTTGGGTATCGCCGTGTCGGTCACCTGACCGTCTATGAGGGTGGCAAGGGTCAGACTGGGGCGTGA
- a CDS encoding rhomboid family intramembrane serine protease, with amino-acid sequence MQDPIRREPDQPSEWGEGPGFQRQPPSEPLFNLPGVVVALLALLVLIHALRAFVLSAHADLEFLLTFAFLPLRYVNAGDLSQMLGGTPLPGGEGAMVWTFLTYAFLHGSFMHLVFNGLWMAVFGSVLARRFGVGRFLAFSAVTAIAGAGAHLATHFGEPMPMVGASAAISGYMAAVARFAFDRAGPLSMMRAHDSLAYRQPATSLARALVNRQVLAFLGVWFGVNLLFGIGTISFGGNEPSIAWEAHIGGFAAGLLCFSLFDPVPRRR; translated from the coding sequence ATGCAGGACCCGATCCGCCGAGAGCCAGATCAGCCGTCGGAGTGGGGCGAAGGGCCCGGCTTTCAGCGCCAGCCGCCCTCCGAGCCGCTTTTCAATCTGCCGGGGGTCGTGGTCGCGCTTCTGGCGCTGCTGGTGCTGATCCATGCGTTGCGGGCGTTCGTCCTGTCCGCGCATGCCGATCTGGAGTTTCTCCTCACCTTCGCCTTCCTGCCGCTTCGCTATGTGAATGCGGGCGATCTGAGCCAGATGCTTGGCGGGACGCCGCTACCGGGCGGCGAGGGGGCGATGGTGTGGACTTTTCTCACCTATGCCTTCCTGCACGGGTCATTCATGCATCTCGTCTTCAACGGCTTGTGGATGGCCGTTTTTGGCAGCGTTCTGGCACGCCGTTTCGGGGTGGGGCGCTTCCTTGCCTTTTCTGCCGTGACGGCGATCGCCGGCGCGGGGGCTCATCTTGCGACACATTTCGGCGAGCCGATGCCGATGGTCGGCGCGTCGGCTGCGATCTCCGGCTATATGGCTGCGGTGGCACGGTTCGCCTTCGACAGGGCAGGGCCGCTTTCCATGATGCGTGCGCATGACAGTCTTGCCTATCGCCAGCCCGCAACCTCCCTGGCGCGTGCCCTCGTCAATCGACAGGTGCTGGCTTTTCTCGGGGTGTGGTTTGGCGTGAACCTGCTGTTCGGTATCGGAACCATCTCCTTTGGCGGCAATGAGCCGTCCATTGCGTGGGAGGCCCATATCGGCGGTTTCGCGGCGGGTTTGCTGTGTTTTTCCCTGTTCGATCCCGTCCCGCGCCGCCGCTAA